One region of Primulina tabacum isolate GXHZ01 chromosome 17, ASM2559414v2, whole genome shotgun sequence genomic DNA includes:
- the LOC142531684 gene encoding large ribosomal subunit protein uL15x, translating to MTTRFKKNRKKRGHVSAGHGRIGKHRKHPGGRGNAGGMHHHRILFDKYHPGYFGKVGMRYFHKLRNKFFCPTVNVDRIWSMVPQDVKEKASKDKVPMVDVTQFGYFKVLGKGSLASDKPFVVKAKLVSKNAEKKIKEAGGAVVLTA from the coding sequence ATGACGACCCGATTCAAGAAGAACCGCAAGAAGCGGGGTCACGTGAGTGCAGGTCATGGACGTATCGGAAAACACAGGAAGCACCCTGGAGGCCGCGGTAATGCCGGTGGCATGCACCACCACCGTATCCTCTTCGATAAATATCACCCTGGGTACTTCGGGAAGGTCGGTATGCGCTATTTCCACAAACTCCGGAACAAATTCTTCTGCCCCACCGTAAACGTCGACAGGATCTGGTCGATGGTGCCGCAAGATGTGAAGGAAAAAGCGTCCAAGGATAAGGTTCCGATGGTAGACGTGACGCAGTTTGGGTATTTTAAGGTTTTGGGTAAGGGGTCGTTGGCCTCTGATAAACCTTTTGTTGTGAAGGCGAAACTTGTGTCAAAGAATGCTGAGAAGAAGATTAAGGAAGCCGGTGGCGCTGTTGTGCTCACTGCTTGA